Proteins encoded by one window of Cloeon dipterum chromosome 2, ieCloDipt1.1, whole genome shotgun sequence:
- the LOC135938034 gene encoding ARL14 effector protein-like gives MSKLINAPLNEKELTNRERRKLTRKVYTESKYVALYTEEGVFIATGTDLCDCGTQECPGCHFPCVKCRSLKCGHECRRNRKWKYETVKCDTVPR, from the exons ATGAGCAAACTCATAAACGCGCCGCTCAATGAAAAGGAGCTGACCAACCGCGAGAGGAGGAAACTTACTAGAAAAGTTTACACCGA GAGTAAGTACGTCGCGCTGTACACTGAGGAAGGAGTCTTTATCGCCACTGGAACTGATTTATGCGACTGCGGCACTCAAGAATGTCCAGGGTGCCACTTCCCTTGCGTCAAATGCCGCTCTTTGAAATGTGGGCACGAATGCAG gAGAAATCGCAAGTGGAAATATGAGACAGTGAAGTGCGACACCGTTCCTCGTTAA
- the LOC135938033 gene encoding uncharacterized protein C15orf61 homolog, translating to MQKFDALKNVRRLSHSVQKRPRGSEVLSAYLRQCNEPPWTSYFIRYKDIEDDQWGKSHFNWKVGASNYHILRTGCYPYIKYHCTKRTHQDLTIEDKFFRFIKCINLGLPCLAYGIAAVYLIRHVEMVVVNNQQVPIFFLYEEDKGSLY from the exons ATGCAAAAATTTGATGCACTGAAAAATGTGCGGAGACTCTCTCATTCAGTGCAGAAGAGACCAAGAGGCTCAGAAGTGCTCTCTGCTTACCTTAGGCAGTGCAATGAACCACCATGGACGTCGTATTTCATAAGATACAAAGACATTGAAGACGATCAGTGGGGAAAGTCGCACTTTAACTGGAAAGTTGGTGCTAGCAATTATCACATTTTGAGGACTGGCTGCTACCCTTACATCAAGTACCACTGTACGAAACGGACTCATCAGGACCTCACAATAGAAgacaaatttttcagattcaTCAAGTGCATTAACTTAG GCCTTCCTTGTCTTGCATACGGAATAGCTGCGGTTTATTTAATTCGACACGTTGAGATGGTTGTTGTGAACAATCAACAAGttccaattttctttttgtacgAGGAAGACAAGGGCTCACTGTACTAG